AGCCCGAGGTGGAGGCCTCCGACGCCGCCACGGTCGGGGAGGCGCTTGACGCGCTGGTGGACGCCTACCCCGCGCTCGCTGCCCGGGTGCTCGACGAGGACGGCGACCTGCGGGGGCACGTCAACCTCCTCCGGAACGGTCGGGACGTCCGGGAGGCGGAGGGACTCGACACCTCGGTCGACGACGACGACGAGCTCGCGCTGTTCCCGCCGGTCAGCGGCGGGTGACCCGCGAAACCGTGGGACGGCGCCTCGGGGACGGGGGCTTTCGGAAGCCTTAATTATATCCCTGCGAATTCGATAAATGCAGAGAACGACCGGTCGGGTTGGTAG
This genomic stretch from Halobaculum roseum harbors:
- a CDS encoding ubiquitin-like small modifier protein 1 encodes the protein MNWKLFADLAEAAGEPEPEVEASDAATVGEALDALVDAYPALAARVLDEDGDLRGHVNLLRNGRDVREAEGLDTSVDDDDELALFPPVSGG